In the Acidobacteriota bacterium genome, one interval contains:
- a CDS encoding response regulator encodes MRVLYMEDDAGLARLFQRHLERAGYEVDLASDGNAGLSRFSEGHYDVLAVDYKMPGLDGLEVISHLAALGKVPPLIMLTANGDESLAVEALKLGADDYIVKDTEGGYIRLIPSVIERLLDKHRLERAQQRSQEALRQSEERLREITESASDAIISFDREGRILLWNRSAHEILGYDAQEATRLEVFNLVPARFREHFDHQVEAAASGNPERKPLEMVALRKDGRETPVEVSFSRSFTGKELVLTCIMRDTTDRQRSQAALQEAARLDATATLASGVAHQFNNLLFGVLGNTELLQMRLEDRPDAIGRLQLISQQAQRASEVVQQLLAFARRGQYQPVVMSLNDSLREAVQSFEAEIGPEVRVQRETTSNLWKVSADPTQMVQLVTNLLSNALEAVDTRGSVVLSTRNLNVDRPMAGLPEDLQPGRYVCLEVVDDGCGMNAQMQAKIFTPFFTTKFQGRGLGMAAVWGIVQHHSGYIEVLSQPERGTRVRVFIPALDLELRGAPAPGTGTTAPKGTETILLVDEEEVFISVTREFLELLGYRVLTAASGPKAVEVARNYAGAIHLAVLAMNLSQLGSRDTFYELVDARPELKIILCSSGERDQLAASLLTAGASTFLRKPFGLDLLGHEIRNALAGL; translated from the coding sequence GTGCGAGTTCTCTACATGGAGGACGACGCCGGCCTCGCCCGGCTCTTTCAGAGGCATCTGGAGCGGGCCGGCTACGAAGTCGACCTGGCCTCCGACGGCAACGCCGGCTTGAGCCGATTCTCCGAGGGCCACTACGACGTGCTGGCGGTGGACTACAAGATGCCGGGCCTCGACGGCCTGGAGGTGATCAGTCACCTGGCCGCCCTCGGCAAGGTCCCGCCCCTCATCATGCTCACCGCCAACGGCGACGAATCCTTGGCGGTGGAGGCGCTCAAACTCGGTGCCGACGACTACATCGTCAAGGACACCGAAGGCGGCTACATCCGCCTCATCCCCTCGGTCATCGAGCGGCTGCTGGACAAGCATCGCCTGGAACGGGCCCAGCAGCGCTCCCAGGAAGCGCTCCGGCAGAGCGAGGAGCGGCTGCGGGAAATCACCGAGTCCGCCAGCGACGCCATCATCAGCTTCGACCGCGAGGGCCGGATCCTGCTGTGGAACCGCAGCGCCCACGAGATTCTCGGCTATGACGCCCAGGAGGCCACGCGGCTGGAGGTCTTCAATCTGGTGCCGGCACGTTTCCGAGAGCATTTCGATCATCAGGTGGAAGCCGCCGCCAGCGGCAATCCGGAACGCAAGCCGTTGGAGATGGTGGCTCTGCGCAAAGACGGGCGGGAAACCCCGGTGGAGGTTTCCTTCTCCCGCTCCTTCACCGGCAAGGAGCTGGTGCTCACCTGCATCATGCGCGACACCACCGACCGCCAGCGCAGCCAGGCGGCACTCCAGGAAGCCGCCCGGTTGGATGCCACCGCCACCCTCGCCTCCGGCGTCGCGCACCAATTCAACAACCTCCTCTTCGGCGTTCTGGGCAACACAGAGCTGCTCCAGATGCGCCTCGAGGACCGCCCCGACGCCATCGGTCGGCTGCAGCTCATCTCCCAGCAGGCCCAGCGCGCCAGCGAGGTGGTGCAGCAACTACTGGCCTTCGCCCGCCGCGGTCAGTATCAGCCGGTGGTGATGAGCCTCAACGACAGCCTGCGGGAGGCGGTGCAGAGCTTCGAGGCGGAGATCGGCCCGGAGGTCCGGGTGCAGCGGGAAACCACCTCCAACCTCTGGAAGGTCTCCGCCGATCCCACCCAGATGGTGCAGCTGGTGACCAATTTGCTGAGCAATGCCCTGGAGGCCGTGGACACCCGCGGCTCGGTGGTGCTCTCCACCCGCAACCTCAACGTCGACCGGCCCATGGCCGGGCTGCCGGAGGACCTCCAGCCTGGTCGCTATGTGTGCTTGGAGGTGGTGGACGACGGCTGCGGCATGAACGCCCAGATGCAGGCCAAGATCTTCACCCCCTTCTTCACCACCAAATTCCAGGGCCGCGGCCTGGGCATGGCGGCGGTGTGGGGCATCGTCCAGCACCACAGCGGCTATATCGAGGTCCTCAGCCAGCCCGAACGGGGCACCCGGGTGCGGGTCTTCATCCCCGCCCTCGACCTGGAGCTCCGGGGCGCCCCCGCCCCCGGTACCGGCACCACCGCCCCCAAAGGCACTGAGACCATCCTGCTGGTGGATGAGGAAGAGGTCTTTATCTCCGTCACCCGTGAGTTCCTGGAGCTGTTGGGCTATCGGGTGCTCACCGCCGCCAGCGGCCCCAAGGCGGTGGAGGTGGCGCGAAACTACGCCGGCGCCATTCACCTGGCGGTGCTCGCGATGAATCTCTCCCAGCTGGGCAGCCGGGACACCTTCTACGAGCTGGTGGACGCCCGGCCGGAGCTCAAGATCATCCTGTGCAGTAGCGGCGAGCGCGACCAGCTCGCCGCCTCCCTGCTCACCGCCGGCGCCAGCACCTTCCTGCGCAAGCCCTTCGGCCTCGACCTCTTGGGCCACGAGATCCGCAACGCCCTAGCCGGTCTCTAA
- a CDS encoding response regulator — translation MPEVAPVTILLVEDDPGHARLIEKNLRRNEVTNDIVQLTDGQTAIDYLFCRGQYSETERPHRLMVLLDLNLPGLDGYQVLRRVKSDPVTQRIPVVVLTTTEDSREVDRCYELGCSIFVTKPVNYLEFTETLRRLGQMLSIVKVPNGN, via the coding sequence ATGCCGGAAGTAGCACCGGTCACCATCCTGTTGGTCGAGGACGACCCAGGACACGCGCGGTTGATCGAGAAGAATCTCCGCCGCAACGAGGTGACCAACGACATCGTCCAGCTCACCGACGGGCAAACCGCCATCGACTACTTGTTCTGCCGTGGCCAGTACTCGGAGACCGAGCGGCCCCATCGCCTGATGGTGCTCCTCGATCTGAACCTTCCGGGGCTGGACGGCTATCAGGTCCTGCGGCGGGTGAAGTCCGACCCGGTCACTCAACGGATTCCGGTCGTGGTGCTCACCACCACCGAGGACAGCCGCGAGGTCGACCGCTGTTACGAGCTGGGCTGCAGCATCTTCGTCACCAAGCCGGTGAACTATCTGGAGTTCACCGAGACCCTTCGCCGGCTCGGTCAGATGCTGTCCATCGTCAAAGTACCCAACGGAAATTGA
- a CDS encoding SDR family oxidoreductase: MFQPDTLDGQRILITGGGTGLGRAMAERMGALGAEIAVLGRRTAPLEETVAAIEKAGGKAAWASADVRDPEQIAAAVDRVEEALGPLTGLVNNAAGNFLACTEDLSANAFNAVVQIVLNGTFHTTQELGRRWIERGDGGTVLSIVTTYAWTGSPFVVPSACAKAGVLALTRSLAVEWATYGIRSNAIAPGPFPTEGAFSRLMPEPMVEEARRAVPMKRFGEPRELADLAVYLMSPMAAFLNGECVVIDGGEWLHQGQEFSRFTDLPREQVKGMLEQLKPKK, encoded by the coding sequence ATGTTCCAGCCCGACACTCTCGACGGACAGCGCATCCTGATCACCGGCGGCGGCACCGGCCTCGGCCGGGCCATGGCGGAACGGATGGGGGCGCTCGGAGCCGAGATCGCCGTCTTGGGGCGCCGCACCGCGCCGCTGGAGGAAACCGTGGCGGCCATCGAGAAGGCCGGCGGCAAGGCCGCTTGGGCCTCGGCGGACGTGCGCGATCCCGAGCAGATCGCCGCCGCGGTGGATCGGGTGGAGGAGGCGCTGGGGCCGCTCACCGGCCTGGTCAACAATGCCGCGGGCAACTTTCTGGCGTGCACCGAAGACCTCTCCGCCAACGCCTTCAACGCGGTGGTGCAGATCGTCCTCAACGGCACCTTCCACACCACCCAGGAGCTGGGGCGCCGGTGGATCGAGCGCGGCGACGGCGGCACCGTGCTGTCCATCGTCACCACCTACGCCTGGACCGGCTCCCCCTTCGTGGTGCCCAGCGCCTGTGCCAAGGCCGGAGTGCTGGCCCTGACCCGCTCGTTGGCGGTGGAGTGGGCGACCTATGGAATCCGCAGCAACGCCATCGCCCCCGGGCCGTTTCCCACCGAGGGGGCCTTCTCGCGCCTGATGCCGGAGCCGATGGTGGAGGAAGCCCGCCGCGCGGTGCCCATGAAGCGCTTCGGCGAGCCCCGGGAGCTGGCGGACCTGGCGGTCTACCTGATGTCCCCCATGGCCGCCTTCCTCAACGGCGAGTGCGTGGTCATCGACGGCGGTGAGTGGCTGCACCAGGGCCAGGAATTCAGCCGCTTCACCGACCTGCCCCGGGAGCAGGTCAAGGGAATGCTGGAGCAGCTGAAGCCGAAGAAGTGA